ATATAAGGCATATAGGACGCATACAACGAAGATGTATCTTTTATGGTCAGGGACAGGATGCCTGACATTCCCCCTTTGCCACGATTCATTCCGTCATTCCTCTATTGTTATTGTTTTCCTGCCCGGCAGGCCATCAGACGACTAAATCGAGATATCGGCAGAATATGCCTTCCATCAACATCTGGGCATTGAGGTTTCCGCCTTCAAGCAGGGACTGTCTTTGTTTGATCAGCCAGTCACGGGTTTCCAGAATCTGTCGGGACGCCGACTTTCCGGCAATATAACCCAGCATTTTCAGCAAATCCCGATTGCGCAACCCGGTGACATCACTACCGGCAAGACTGACCTTAACGGCATCATCCAGCCAGCTGCCAAGCCAACCGAGCGTTAGCACCAGGTCTTCACCCTGCCATTCCTTCGCAAGCTCCACTGGGGAACGCTCACCTTTTAACAGACCCTTGACGCCTTTTATCAAGTCCTGTCGTTTATCCAGAACACCCTGTTCGGCAAAACGCTGCGCCTCCAGCGGAGCGCCGCCCACCAGATCCAACAGTGTTCCGGCAGAAACCCCTTCATCCAGAGTCTGCCCCAGCCAGTCCAGTGCAGACACACGATCCGGACAGGGAAACATCAACTGCTGACAACGACTGCGAATCGTCGGTAACATATCACCCGCCCGGGCACTGACCAGTAGAAACAGAGTATCGTCACCCGGCTCTTCCAGACACTTCAGCAACGCATTCGCCGCATTCACATTCATGGCTTCAGCGGGGTTCATGATGATGACCCGCTTCCCGCCCTGTTGCGCCGTTTTATGGGCAAAGTCCGTTAACTTTCGAACTTTATCAATGCGAATTGGCCTGCCAGGCTCATCCGGCTCGATAATAGCAATGTCCGGGTGCGTGCCGGCGTTTAACAGCTCACACTCTTTGCAATGACCGCAACGCTGAAAATGGGTGGGCGACTGACACAACAGATAAGCCGCGAGCGCGCGGGCAAACTGGAACTTGCCAACGCCCGGCATTCCTCTCAACAGATAGGCATGAGCCAGCGTATCACGCTGACTCCGAGTCACCATCTGTCGCCAGATGTCATCCTGCCAGGGCAGTGGATTCCAGCTTTGCGGCATCAGCGATCTCCCAGTCGTCGCTCAAGCACTTCAAGCAATTGTGTCTTGACTACTTCCAGCGGTTGTCCGGCATCAATGATCTCAAACTGTTCAGGATACTGTCGGGCCCGTTCCAGATAGGCATTACGTACACGACTGAAAAAGTCCATCGCTTCCTGCTCAATTCGATCCAGCTGACCGCCCTGTTCAGCAGCGCGGCTTCGGGCTCGTGCCAGCCCCACTTCCGGCTCAACATCCAGAAGAATCGTCATATCCGGTCGTCGCTCTCCCTGCACCAACGTTTCCAGCGTGGCAATTTGCTGAACACCCAGTTGTCGTCCACCGCCCTGATAAGCAAAAGTGGCATCGGTAAAACGATCGCACAACACCACCCGCCCCTGTTTCAGAGCCGGTTCGATATTGTGAAACAGATTCTGGGAGCGGGCAGCAAACATCAGTAGCAGCTCGGTAATATCTGCTACCTTTTCATCCCCGTGATCCAGCAACAGGCTCCGCAGATTTTCAGCCATTGGCGTACCGCCGGGCTCGCGGGTTTCGGTAAACTCAATACTGCGACTGTCCAGCCATTGCTTAATCACATTGACCGCCGTGGTCTTGCCTGCCCCTTCGCAACCTTCAATGGTCAGAAAAAATCCTGTGTTGGCTGATGCCATTATTGTGCCTCCAGAGTCGAACGGTAATCTTCTCTGCGTTCAACTATTTGATACTTTCGCACGGCGCGATTGTGCTCCGCCAGCGTTTCTGAAAAATGATGCGTCCCATCCCCTCTGGCAACAAAGTACAGCGTTGTCCCCTCTTTCGGGTTTAGCGCAGCATTGATCGCTTCCCGTCCCGCCAGGGCAATGGGCGTGGGTGGCAAGCCGTGTCGTGTATAAGTGTTGTAAGGCGTATCCTCTCGCAACATCCGGCGGGTAATACGCCCCTGATAACGATCACCCATACCGTAAATAACGGTAGGGTCGGTCTGTAGTCTCATTCGTTTATCAAGACGACGAACAAACACTCCGGATATTTCCGGACGCTCCCACTCGGCACCTGTCTCTTTTTCAATCAGTGAAGCCATAATCAACGCTTCATAAGGCGTTTTGTAAGGCAGATCATCACTTCGGGCATCCCACTCTTCTGCCAGCACAATAGTCATACGATCATTGGCACGACGCAGCACCGACTCCACCGTATCACCGGACTCGAAAAAATAAGTATCGGGATAAAACTGCCCTTCCGGGTTGCCATCAATATCCAGGTCTGCGAGCAATGTCTGAAAAGCAGCAGCATCCAGGGGCTGTGACAACTTTTCATGCTCGTTCAGTGCCTGTAACGCTTCAGCCACCGTAGAACCTTCCACCAGCACAACATCGTAATAACGAACATCACCACTGACAAACATCTGCAGCAGCTCATACTTGTTGATCGTTGCGGGAATCAGATAATCACCCGCATGTATGCCACCGGCCACATCATCAATACGCGCCAGCAATCGCATGACCTGAGGGTATTCCAGCCAGCCTGCATCGAACAGACGGTTAGCCACTCGCGTCAGTGAATCACCGGGGCGAATGGTAAACTCCAGCACTTCGTCCGAATCTTCCCGCAATGGCTGGTCGGCATACCAGTTCAACCCCATCCATGCCAGCCCCGCCAGCAACATCAGTGAAAAAAATCCGCTGAAAAGGCCCAGCAGCAACTTTTTAACCATTCAATACATCCAGAACCCGGTCCCTGACCATTGCCGTTATTGCCCCCACCTGCCAGCGACAATGCCGGAAGCGCACAACGGGCCAGACACCATTCACACTGTTACAAACAAATACTTCATCAGCCTCTTCCAGAACCGGCTCTCCTAAGTCATCAACAATGACAGGTAGTCCCCAGCCCGACGCCTGATGCAAAATAAATTCACGACAAACGCCGCTTACCCCGCAACGATCCAACGCCGGGGTGTATAGCGTACCATTTTTAACCAGAAACAGGTTGGACATTGTCCCTTCTATCAGCAAGCCATTCATATCCAGCATTAAGCCTTCCTGAAAACCGGAGTCACTCCACTCAGCTCTTGCCAGAACATTTTCAAGACGATTCAGGTGCTTCATACCCGCCAGACAGTTGTGTCCGAGACGGGTTGAACAGGGGTAAAGCGCGATACCGGCAAACCGGTTAGCTGCAGGATGTTCAGGCAAAGGATGGCAAGAAAGTATTCGTCGCGATTCCGAACAGCCAGCAGGGTTATATCCCCGCCCACCACTGCCACGAGTGATCAGCACTTTCAGCACGCCGTCCGAACCCCCGCGCGAAGAGAGAAAAGCCTTCACTTCATCCAGCAACAAACTGACATCTGCCTGAATGCCCAGTCGGTTCAGGCTGTCTTCAAGTCGCTGCCAGTGAAACTCTGCAAGCGTTGGGCGGCGTCCAATAACACGAATGGTTTCGAATACACCATCCCCATACGCCAGGCCCCGGTCATTGGCCGGAATATCACTGCATGGCTCACCATTGATCCAGAAATTATTTGCCACCATTCTCTCTGTCAAACTGACTCTTTATTAAGAGGTCAAACGTCAATCCAGCTTTGAAAAAGCCAGAGTAATATTGGTACCACCAAAGCCAAACGAATTACTCAGGACATGTTCTGCCTGAATCTTCCGAAAGGCACCCGGCACAAAATCCAGATCACAACCCTCACCGGGATTAACAAGATTGATGGTGGGAGGTGCCAACTGTTCCTGCAACGACTTGATGGCAAACACGGCTTCCAGAGAACCTGCAGCTCCGAGCAAATGTCCGGTCATTGACTTGGTGGAACTCACCGCCAGCTTTTGGGCATGATTGCCAAACACGTTATGAATGGCCCGGGTTTCTGCAACATCCCCTACCGGCGTAGAAGTACCATGCGCATTAATATACGACACTTGCTCTGGTTGCAACCCGGCGTCTTCCAGCGCCGACTGCATGGCCCGGGCAGCACCACGACCATCTTCTGGCGGAGACGTCATGTGATGCGCATCACCACTCATACCGACACCACTGAGCTCGGCATAAATTGTTGCACCACGGCGTACCGCATGTTCATATTCTTCCAGCACCAGAATGGCGGAACCATCACCCAGCACAAAGCCGTCACGGTCTTTATCCCATGGACGACTGGCCAACTGCGGCTCGTCATTACGACTCGACAACGCCCTCGCAGCGGCAAAGCCTGTCATTCCCAGGGCGGAAGAACCTTTTTCCGCACCACCAGCCACCATGACATCGGCATCGCCATAGGCAATCATTCTTGCTGCCAGCCCAATGGCATGGGTACCGCTGGCACAGGCCGTTGAGGTGGCAAAATTTGGCCCCTGAAGGTTGTAGGTCATTGACAACCAGCCAGCCGCCATATTGATGATGGCTGCCGGAATGAAGAAAGGAGAAATACGACGTGGGCCGCTTTTTTGCAGGGCATCGTAGTTATTCTCAATCGTTGTCAGTCCACCTATGCCGGAGCCAATGGCAACACCATAGCGATGGGCATTATCATCGGTAATCAGGCCGTCCGCATCCAGCCCGGCATCTCTGATTGCATCAATCCCTGCTGCCATACCGTACTGAATGAAGACATCCATTTTCCGGGCGTCTTTGGGATTCATATAATCCCCGACCTGAAAATTTTTCACCGTACCGCAGATTTTGACGCTGTACTTTTCTGTATCCAGGTGCTCGATGGCATGAATGCCACTCTGACCTGCCAACACTGACTGCCAGCTGGGTAACACACCAATCCCCACAGGGCACAGGGCACCAAGGCCAGTAACAACGACTCTTCTGTGTGACAAGACCAACCTCCCGGAAATGATTTATAGAATGTGCCAGAACCACTTTGCCAATCCGCTGCAACTGACAGCGCCAATCTATAACAAACCGCCTGACTCAAGCTTGTTGAAATCTGATTTCACCAGAAATGAAGAAAAATTTATGTTTTTAAAATGTTACTGGCAGACAACGCCCGATCATGCTGCAGCCAAACAGCCTGATTTAGGGATCAGGATCAACCTCACCCTACATACAAAAACAAAAGCCGCACACAAATCAATGCGTGCGGCTTTCGCTTGGCATACAACCAGGGTCTGATCAGGAGTGAGCTACGACGTAATCGATAGCTTCCTGAACAGTGGTGATCTTCTCAGCTTCTTCATCTGGAATTTCAGTTTCGAATTCCTCTTCCAGAGCCATCACCAGCTCAACAGTGTCCAGAGAGTCCGCGCCCAGATCCTCTACGAAAGACGCACTGTTGGTGACTTCCTCTTCTTTTACGCCAAGCTGTTCGCAAACGATCTTTTTGACGCGCTCTTCAATGGTGCTCATAACCTAGTTGTGCTCCTGTCGATATTCGATAGCGGTGCGGGAAAAGACCCAACATCGCGGTCAGTTACTATATATAAACGACCACAGTAATTTCAAGCTAAGGTCTGTTGATTTACTGCAAATCGAGACATTTGTTTCAAATTGATGCGCTAATTTTGCACTCACTGACGACCCGTTACAAACAGTTTTCAACAAAACGCAGAAACTATCAGACCAATGTCTAAAACAGGTCATCATTGGCTCAATGCAAAACCGTCACACATCAACCCATGTACATGCCGCCATTAACGTGCAGAGTCTCTCCGGTAATGTAACCCGCAGATTCACTGGCCAGAAAAGCAACAGTGGCCGCAATTTCTTCCGGCTGCCCCAGGCGTGCCGCAGGAATCTGACCCAGCAACGCTTCCCGCTGAGC
Above is a window of Endozoicomonas montiporae CL-33 DNA encoding:
- the pabC gene encoding aminodeoxychorismate lyase, encoding MTERMVANNFWINGEPCSDIPANDRGLAYGDGVFETIRVIGRRPTLAEFHWQRLEDSLNRLGIQADVSLLLDEVKAFLSSRGGSDGVLKVLITRGSGGRGYNPAGCSESRRILSCHPLPEHPAANRFAGIALYPCSTRLGHNCLAGMKHLNRLENVLARAEWSDSGFQEGLMLDMNGLLIEGTMSNLFLVKNGTLYTPALDRCGVSGVCREFILHQASGWGLPVIVDDLGEPVLEEADEVFVCNSVNGVWPVVRFRHCRWQVGAITAMVRDRVLDVLNG
- the acpP gene encoding acyl carrier protein, whose amino-acid sequence is MSTIEERVKKIVCEQLGVKEEEVTNSASFVEDLGADSLDTVELVMALEEEFETEIPDEEAEKITTVQEAIDYVVAHS
- a CDS encoding DNA polymerase III subunit delta', encoding MPQSWNPLPWQDDIWRQMVTRSQRDTLAHAYLLRGMPGVGKFQFARALAAYLLCQSPTHFQRCGHCKECELLNAGTHPDIAIIEPDEPGRPIRIDKVRKLTDFAHKTAQQGGKRVIIMNPAEAMNVNAANALLKCLEEPGDDTLFLLVSARAGDMLPTIRSRCQQLMFPCPDRVSALDWLGQTLDEGVSAGTLLDLVGGAPLEAQRFAEQGVLDKRQDLIKGVKGLLKGERSPVELAKEWQGEDLVLTLGWLGSWLDDAVKVSLAGSDVTGLRNRDLLKMLGYIAGKSASRQILETRDWLIKQRQSLLEGGNLNAQMLMEGIFCRYLDLVV
- the tmk gene encoding dTMP kinase; translated protein: MASANTGFFLTIEGCEGAGKTTAVNVIKQWLDSRSIEFTETREPGGTPMAENLRSLLLDHGDEKVADITELLLMFAARSQNLFHNIEPALKQGRVVLCDRFTDATFAYQGGGRQLGVQQIATLETLVQGERRPDMTILLDVEPEVGLARARSRAAEQGGQLDRIEQEAMDFFSRVRNAYLERARQYPEQFEIIDAGQPLEVVKTQLLEVLERRLGDR
- the mltG gene encoding endolytic transglycosylase MltG; this translates as MVKKLLLGLFSGFFSLMLLAGLAWMGLNWYADQPLREDSDEVLEFTIRPGDSLTRVANRLFDAGWLEYPQVMRLLARIDDVAGGIHAGDYLIPATINKYELLQMFVSGDVRYYDVVLVEGSTVAEALQALNEHEKLSQPLDAAAFQTLLADLDIDGNPEGQFYPDTYFFESGDTVESVLRRANDRMTIVLAEEWDARSDDLPYKTPYEALIMASLIEKETGAEWERPEISGVFVRRLDKRMRLQTDPTVIYGMGDRYQGRITRRMLREDTPYNTYTRHGLPPTPIALAGREAINAALNPKEGTTLYFVARGDGTHHFSETLAEHNRAVRKYQIVERREDYRSTLEAQ
- the fabF gene encoding beta-ketoacyl-ACP synthase II, which codes for MSHRRVVVTGLGALCPVGIGVLPSWQSVLAGQSGIHAIEHLDTEKYSVKICGTVKNFQVGDYMNPKDARKMDVFIQYGMAAGIDAIRDAGLDADGLITDDNAHRYGVAIGSGIGGLTTIENNYDALQKSGPRRISPFFIPAAIINMAAGWLSMTYNLQGPNFATSTACASGTHAIGLAARMIAYGDADVMVAGGAEKGSSALGMTGFAAARALSSRNDEPQLASRPWDKDRDGFVLGDGSAILVLEEYEHAVRRGATIYAELSGVGMSGDAHHMTSPPEDGRGAARAMQSALEDAGLQPEQVSYINAHGTSTPVGDVAETRAIHNVFGNHAQKLAVSSTKSMTGHLLGAAGSLEAVFAIKSLQEQLAPPTINLVNPGEGCDLDFVPGAFRKIQAEHVLSNSFGFGGTNITLAFSKLD